Within the Microbacterium terricola genome, the region CGCCCGCCTCGAGAGCGAACAGCGTGTCGTCGCCACCGCGGCCGACGTTGGCGCCGGGGTGGAAGTGCGTGCCGCGCTGGCGGACGATGATCTCGCCGGCGAGGACCTGCTGACCGCCGAAGCGCTTCACGCCGAGGCGCTGAGCGTTGGAGTCACGACCGTTACGGGTGGAGCTTGCGCCCTTTTTGTGTGCCATCTCTGCGTCTCCTGTGGCTTTACTTGATGCCGGTGACCTTGACGCGCGTGAGGTCCTGGCGGTGGCCCTGGCGCTTCTTGTAGCCGGTCTTGTTCTTGAACTTCTGGATCACGATCTTGGGGCCGCGCTCTTCGCCGAGCACCTCAGCGGTGACGGTGACCTTCGCGAGCTTGTCGGCGTCGGTCGTGACCGCGTCGCCATCCACGAAGAGGACGGCGGGCAGCTCGAGCGTCTCGCCGACCTTCGCCTTCTGACGGTCGAGGACGACGATCGTGCCGACCTCCACCTTCTCCTGCCGGCCGCCGGCGCGCACTACTGCGTAGACCACTTCACACCTGTTTCATCTGGGAGCGCACCGCTCCGTTGTCTGGAAAGACTTGTCTGGGTTGACCCAAAGAGAGTCAGGTGCGGAACCACAGCTCTCGACTGGTCGCCGTCGCACGACGACACGTCACGCACCAAGGGTCCACTTTACCCGATGCGAGGGGTACCACGCAAAAGCAGGCGGGTCGTGTCGCCTGTGCGTTCGCCGTGTGCCCTCACCTAGGATCGGCCGCGTGGCGATTCTCATCGACGATCCACGCTGGCCGGCGCACGGCCGGCTGTGGGCGCACCTGATCAGCGATGCCTCGCTGGAGGAGCTGCACGCGTTCGCCGACGCCAACGAGATCCCGCGACGCGGATTCGACCGCGACCACTACGACGTCCCGGCCGAGGCGCATGCCCGACTGGTCGCCGCGGGCGCCCGTCACGTCGACGGACACGCCCTGGTGCGCGCCCTCATCGCCTCAGGTCTGCGGATCACGGCGCGCCAGCGCCGTGGCCTGTCCTGAGCTTGTCGAAGGGCGCGCCAGCGCCGTGGCGTCTAGCCCTCGTTGATCGGCGCGTGCGCCACCGGGGTGCCGGTGAGTGCGGCGGTGGTCACGCGACGGCGGGAACGTCCCTCTCCCGGAGCCTTGGGCTCGGGCAGGGCGTTGAGGACCGAGTCCAGCAGCAGATCGGCGTTGGTCTTCGGCGCGGCAGTCTGCGACGAATCCTTCCGCTTCTTCCGCTGCTTCTTCGGACGCTCGCTGGGAGCCTGCTCGGTCGCGATCGCGGCGGGTGCGGCCGCCTCGGCGACCTCGTCGCCGACCGGGTGGATCGTCGACGCCGCGATCTGGGCCAGCGCCGACTTCATGCCCTCGGTGATGACGTGGGTGCCCGTGGCCGGCGCGGTGCTCTGCGGCGGCGTGGAGCGCGGCCGGCGGTTGGACGACGAGTTCGTGTTCGACGAGCGATGCTTGACGACCGGATCGTGGTGCACGATCACGCCGCGCCCCGCGCAGACCTCGCACGGCTCGCTGAAGGTCTCGAGGAGGCCCAGGCCGAGCTTCTTGCGGGTCATCTGCACGAGACCGAGTGAGGTGACCTCGGCCACCTGGTGCTTGGTGCGGTCGCGGCTGAGGCATTCGACGAGGCGCCGTAGCACGAGGTCGCGGTTCGACTCGAGCACCATGTCGATGAAGTCGACCACGATGATGCCGCCGATGTCGCGCAGGCGCAGCTGGCGGACGATCTCCTCGGCGGCCTCAAGGTTGTTCTTGGTGACGGTCTCCTCGAGGTTGCCGCCGGTGCCGACGAACTTGCCGGTGTTGACGTCGACGACCGTCATGGCCTCGGTGCGATCGATCACGAGCGAGCCGCCTGAGGGCAGCCACACCTTGCGGTCCAGCGCCTTCTCGATCTGCTCGGTGACGCGGAACTCGTCGAACGGGTCGGCGTCGCCTTCGTGTGCGACGACCCGATCGAGCAGGTCGGGGGCGACGCCCTCCAGGTAGCGCGAGATCGTCTGGTGCGCCTCTTCGCCCTGGATCAGCATCTTCGTGAAGTCCTCGTTGAAGACATCGCGGACGATCTTCACGAGCAGATCGGGCTCGGAGTGCAGCAGCGCGGGCGCCTGTCCGTTGGCGACCTGGGCGCTGATGTGCTCCCACTGCGTGGTGAGGCGCTGCACGTCGCGGGTCAGCTGGTCCTCGGTGGCGCCTTCGGCGGCCGTGCGGACGATGACGCCGGACGACTCCGGCAGCACCTCCTTGAGGATCTTCTTCAGGCGGGCGCGCTCGGTGTCGGGCAGCTTGCGCGAGATGCCGTTCATCGCGCCACCAGGGACGTACACGAGGTAACGGCCCGGCAGCGAGATCTGGCTGGTCAGGCGTGCGCCCTTGTGGCCGACCGGGTCCTTGGTGACCTGGACGAGCACGCGGTCGCCGCTCTTCAGCGCCAGCTCGATGCGGCGCGGCTGGTTGCCGGTCTCGACGGCATCCCAGTCCACTTCGCCCGAGTACAGCACGGCGTTGCGGCCGCGGCCGATGTCGACGAAGGCCGCCTCCATGCTGGGCAGCACGTTCTGGACGCGCCCGAGGTACACGTTGCCGATCAGTGAGGCTTCCTGGCTGCGTGCGACATAGTGCTCGACGAGCACGTTGTCCTCGAGCACGGCGATCTGGATGCGGCCGTTCTTGGAGCGGACGATCATGACGCGGTCGACGGCCTCGCGGCGGGCGAGGAACTCGGCCTCGGTCACGACGGCGCGGCGGCGGCCGGCCTCACGACCGTCGCGACGGCGCTGCTTCTTCGCCTCGAGACGGGTCGATCCCTTGATGCGCTGCGGCTCGGTGATGAGCTCGACCGCGCGCTGGCGCGGCTGACGCTCGACCGGCTCGGAGGCGGGCTCGCGGCCTTCCGCGGCGCCGCCACGGCGGCGGTTGCGGCGGCGCGACGAGCTCTGGGCGGGCTGCTCGTCCTCCTCGTCCGCTGCCTCGGGGGCGGCGGCCAGCGGCGCGATCGCCGGTGCGTAGAACATGAGCTGCGTCGAGACAGCAGACACGAACACCTCGGGCAGCAGGCCCAGGCTCACGGCCGTGACCGGACCGGACTCCTCCGGCGCCGCCTCGGGCTCCTCGGATGCTGCGGGCTCAGCCTCGGCGGATGCTGCGGGCTCGGCCTCGGCGGATGCTGCGGGCTCGGCCTCGGCGGATGCTGCGGGCTCGGCCTCGGCGGATGCTGCGGGCTCGGCCTCGGCAGATGCCTCGGCCTCGGCCTCGGCAGATGCCTCGGCCTCGGCGGATGCCTCGGGCGCGGCCTGAGCGGTGTCGACGTCGGTCGGCGCGTCGGGAGACGCGACCGCGTCCTCCGCGGCGACCTCGGGCTCGCCGACCGGCGCAGCCTCCGGGGTGGCCTCGTCCGCGACCGGAGCGGCCTCTGCGGGGGCAACCTCCGTCGCCTCGACGACGTCGGTCGTCTCGGCGGCTACCGGCGCTTCGCGCTCGGTGAGGGTGTTGTCGTCGTATTCGTCGTTGCCATCGGCCGTCACTGGCTTGCTTCCTGCGGGCGACACCGCGCGTCGCCCGGCGAAATCTCGTGCGGCGCCGCACCTGCGGTGCCGCGAACTCACTCGGTCTGCAGCCGGCCCGTGGCTCGGGCTGCGAAGGGCGATCATCGCCCCGAAGTCTTCTGTGATGCCTTGTCGCGGCGCGGCCGCAACACATCGAGATCATTATCGCACTTTCGCGCGCGGATTGCGCGAAGCCGTCGATGCGATAATCCGAGCATGCCCCCGCAGCAGACCCACACGCGTCCCCTGGCCCTGGCGATCTGGCTCATCATCGCCGGCGCGATCGGCTGGTGGGCGGCGTTCTCGCTCACCGCCGAGCGCTTCCACCTCCTGCAGAAC harbors:
- the rpmA gene encoding 50S ribosomal protein L27, with the protein product MAHKKGASSTRNGRDSNAQRLGVKRFGGQQVLAGEIIVRQRGTHFHPGANVGRGGDDTLFALEAGAVEFGTKGGRKVVNIVAAAQ
- the rplU gene encoding 50S ribosomal protein L21, which produces MVYAVVRAGGRQEKVEVGTIVVLDRQKAKVGETLELPAVLFVDGDAVTTDADKLAKVTVTAEVLGEERGPKIVIQKFKNKTGYKKRQGHRQDLTRVKVTGIK
- a CDS encoding DUF4031 domain-containing protein — protein: MAILIDDPRWPAHGRLWAHLISDASLEELHAFADANEIPRRGFDRDHYDVPAEAHARLVAAGARHVDGHALVRALIASGLRITARQRRGLS
- a CDS encoding Rne/Rng family ribonuclease, which produces MTADGNDEYDDNTLTEREAPVAAETTDVVEATEVAPAEAAPVADEATPEAAPVGEPEVAAEDAVASPDAPTDVDTAQAAPEASAEAEASAEAEAEASAEAEPAASAEAEPAASAEAEPAASAEAEPAASAEAEPAASEEPEAAPEESGPVTAVSLGLLPEVFVSAVSTQLMFYAPAIAPLAAAPEAADEEDEQPAQSSSRRRNRRRGGAAEGREPASEPVERQPRQRAVELITEPQRIKGSTRLEAKKQRRRDGREAGRRRAVVTEAEFLARREAVDRVMIVRSKNGRIQIAVLEDNVLVEHYVARSQEASLIGNVYLGRVQNVLPSMEAAFVDIGRGRNAVLYSGEVDWDAVETGNQPRRIELALKSGDRVLVQVTKDPVGHKGARLTSQISLPGRYLVYVPGGAMNGISRKLPDTERARLKKILKEVLPESSGVIVRTAAEGATEDQLTRDVQRLTTQWEHISAQVANGQAPALLHSEPDLLVKIVRDVFNEDFTKMLIQGEEAHQTISRYLEGVAPDLLDRVVAHEGDADPFDEFRVTEQIEKALDRKVWLPSGGSLVIDRTEAMTVVDVNTGKFVGTGGNLEETVTKNNLEAAEEIVRQLRLRDIGGIIVVDFIDMVLESNRDLVLRRLVECLSRDRTKHQVAEVTSLGLVQMTRKKLGLGLLETFSEPCEVCAGRGVIVHHDPVVKHRSSNTNSSSNRRPRSTPPQSTAPATGTHVITEGMKSALAQIAASTIHPVGDEVAEAAAPAAIATEQAPSERPKKQRKKRKDSSQTAAPKTNADLLLDSVLNALPEPKAPGEGRSRRRVTTAALTGTPVAHAPINEG